The Deltaproteobacteria bacterium genome contains a region encoding:
- a CDS encoding glycerol-3-phosphate dehydrogenase/oxidase produces the protein MPQLDPTRRGPTTLSPAVRRNNLARLGSEEFDLLVIGGGINGAGIARDAALRGLRVALIEKGDFASGTSSRSSKLIHGGLRYLELGDFRLVREACLERDRLRRYVAPHLVKPIPFLFPVYRGDPVGIFRLEVGMWVYDLLAAFRNIRMHRLLSPKRVAELEPGLQQAQLKGAELYYDCATDDARLTLETILGASGAGAVVANYVRLLELVKDGGRITGAEIRDERGAGRYTIHARVVVNATGPWVDEVRRLDNPAVVPCLRLTKGAHIVVPRSRVDNRFAVVLRAPRDGRILFVIPWDDRTLIGTTDTDFTGSPDTVSVDPEDVEYLLEAVNAFYPHARLVRSDVVGSFAGLRPLVAPEDARNPSAVSREERILSSPSGLVTLAGGKLTTFRAVAATVTDHIIGQLGGKPTRRRRRHHKVPLAGGTAHKNGRWRVEADRLEQRYGERAPEVMALMQERADLSHPLVAGMPYTRGEAVYAVQAEMALDAEDVLRRRTPMAMRDQAAASKAAEEVKALVDTLVRNSDSKLS, from the coding sequence GTGCCTCAGCTCGATCCCACGCGACGCGGACCAACCACACTCTCACCGGCGGTGCGCCGTAACAATTTGGCGCGGCTCGGCAGCGAAGAGTTTGACCTGCTGGTGATCGGTGGCGGGATCAACGGCGCGGGCATCGCGCGCGACGCTGCACTGCGCGGCCTCCGGGTCGCGCTCATCGAAAAGGGCGACTTCGCGAGCGGGACCAGCAGCCGATCCTCGAAGCTGATCCACGGCGGATTGCGCTATCTGGAGTTGGGGGACTTTCGCCTGGTACGCGAGGCCTGCCTCGAACGTGATCGCCTGCGCCGCTACGTAGCGCCCCACCTCGTCAAACCGATCCCTTTTCTGTTTCCAGTCTATCGTGGGGACCCGGTCGGAATCTTCCGCCTCGAAGTCGGCATGTGGGTCTACGATCTGCTCGCCGCCTTTCGCAACATTAGGATGCACCGCCTGCTGTCGCCCAAGCGGGTGGCCGAGTTGGAACCAGGCCTGCAGCAAGCCCAGCTGAAAGGCGCCGAACTCTACTATGACTGCGCCACCGACGACGCCAGGCTGACGCTCGAAACGATTCTGGGCGCGAGCGGAGCCGGGGCAGTGGTAGCCAACTACGTCCGACTACTCGAACTCGTGAAAGACGGAGGGCGAATCACGGGAGCCGAGATCCGAGACGAGCGAGGCGCCGGTCGCTACACCATCCATGCACGCGTGGTGGTCAACGCGACCGGTCCATGGGTCGATGAGGTTCGCCGGCTCGATAATCCGGCGGTGGTGCCTTGCCTGCGGCTCACCAAAGGCGCGCATATCGTCGTACCACGGTCGCGGGTCGACAATCGCTTCGCCGTCGTCCTGCGCGCGCCGCGCGATGGTCGGATTTTGTTCGTCATTCCGTGGGACGATCGTACGCTAATCGGAACTACCGATACGGACTTCACCGGATCACCCGACACCGTGTCGGTTGACCCCGAAGACGTTGAGTATCTGCTCGAAGCAGTCAATGCATTTTATCCACATGCCCGATTGGTCCGCAGCGATGTCGTCGGGAGCTTTGCCGGGCTGCGACCGCTGGTGGCCCCTGAAGATGCTCGCAATCCCTCCGCGGTCTCGCGCGAGGAGCGCATCCTGAGCAGCCCATCGGGATTGGTCACGCTCGCGGGGGGGAAGCTGACTACCTTTCGAGCCGTCGCAGCGACCGTCACCGATCACATTATTGGCCAGCTCGGGGGCAAACCCACTCGTCGGCGGCGACGCCATCACAAGGTTCCGCTCGCGGGTGGTACCGCACACAAGAATGGGCGCTGGCGCGTCGAAGCGGATCGGCTGGAGCAGCGCTACGGCGAAAGGGCTCCTGAAGTCATGGCGCTGATGCAAGAACGGGCCGATCTTTCCCATCCGCTCGTCGCAGGAATGCCGTATACGAGGGGAGAGGCCGTCTATGCCGTACAAGCGGAGATGGCGCTCGATGCGGAAGATGTTTTGAGGCGACGAACCCCGATGGCGATGCGCGATCAGGCCGCCGCCTCGAAGGCAGCCGAGGAAGTCAAAGCGCTCGTTGACACGCTGGTGCGGAACTCCGACTCGAAGCTCTCGTAA
- a CDS encoding DUF4147 domain-containing protein: MPDATPHIRQLLARLFAASVRAVDPAALVAQRLLRDGPRVVISDTSTSWSGLTLIAAVGKAAIPMAESAAATLGSDLASGVAIAPRAGLRPIAEINCLEGGHPLPSVDGERATRRLMTLLASHPNAAVLALISGGASSLMVQPTPPVTLDDKIATTAALLACGASIQEFNTVRKHLSQVKGGGLVRLAHGRPLVALILSDVIGDDPADIGSGPTAADPTTFADVYQIVQRYGLSASLPSTVLDRIEAGQRGELDETLKPGAAELGAVSNVVIGSNAGALRAAAAAAYAAGYEPIVADEPLSGDTTAAARTFAAWITRVPRLLPTCFLAGGETTVSLGPNPGRGGRNQEFALACSAQLAGSDIVLLSAGTDGVDGPTDAAGAFVDGSTSARARTRGCDPSDALAAHDSYRFFAALGDLFQPGPTSTNVMDIKIALVGSAPPIA, translated from the coding sequence ATGCCAGACGCCACCCCTCATATCCGCCAGTTGCTGGCGCGCCTGTTCGCCGCCTCCGTGCGCGCCGTCGATCCTGCGGCGTTGGTGGCGCAGCGTCTGCTGCGCGATGGCCCGCGCGTAGTGATCAGCGACACCTCGACCTCGTGGAGCGGCCTCACCCTCATCGCCGCCGTCGGCAAGGCCGCGATCCCTATGGCCGAGTCCGCCGCGGCGACTCTCGGATCTGACCTCGCCAGCGGAGTCGCGATCGCGCCGCGCGCCGGGCTCCGGCCAATCGCCGAGATAAACTGCCTCGAAGGGGGCCACCCGTTGCCAAGCGTGGACGGCGAACGCGCAACACGCCGATTGATGACGCTGCTCGCAAGTCATCCCAATGCGGCGGTTCTCGCACTGATCAGCGGCGGCGCGTCGAGCTTGATGGTGCAACCGACGCCACCGGTAACGCTCGACGACAAGATCGCCACCACTGCGGCGCTGCTGGCGTGCGGCGCCTCGATTCAAGAATTCAACACGGTTCGCAAACATCTCTCGCAGGTGAAGGGTGGTGGCTTGGTGCGCCTCGCCCACGGGCGTCCGCTGGTTGCGCTGATTCTGTCCGACGTGATTGGCGACGATCCCGCGGATATCGGATCGGGGCCTACCGCTGCCGATCCGACCACGTTTGCCGACGTGTACCAGATCGTGCAGCGCTACGGGCTGTCGGCGTCGTTACCATCGACGGTGCTGGACCGGATCGAGGCCGGCCAACGCGGAGAATTGGATGAGACGCTCAAGCCCGGAGCCGCCGAACTAGGCGCCGTCAGCAATGTCGTGATTGGGTCAAACGCCGGAGCGCTGCGTGCCGCGGCCGCTGCGGCATACGCAGCGGGCTACGAACCCATCGTGGCAGACGAGCCGTTGTCAGGCGACACGACCGCGGCGGCGCGCACATTCGCAGCCTGGATCACGCGCGTCCCGCGGCTGCTGCCGACATGCTTCCTTGCCGGCGGCGAGACGACTGTAAGCCTCGGCCCCAACCCTGGACGTGGAGGCCGCAATCAAGAGTTCGCGTTAGCCTGCTCCGCGCAACTCGCCGGGAGTGATATCGTCCTCTTGAGCGCCGGCACCGACGGTGTTGATGGTCCGACCGATGCGGCCGGTGCATTCGTCGACGGCTCGACGAGCGCACGAGCGCGCACCCGCGGCTGCGACCCGTCGGATGCGCTCGCGGCGCACGACAGCTACCGCTTCTTCGCCGCCCTCGGCGATCTGTTCCAGCCCGGGCCGACCAGCACCAACGTGATGGACATCAAGATCGCACTCGTCGGCTCGGCACCGCCGATTGCCTAG
- a CDS encoding 7-carboxy-7-deazaguanine synthase QueE — MDHGYLSEIFASFQGEGSHVGERHLFVRLAICNLRCRYCDTPDSLVRTSHCTICRAGQEPRRVSNPISRRELVGYTSAFLESEGPIDAIAVTGGEPLVQAEFLAAFLSHARFPVPILLETNGVLPEKLALVLPWIGIISMDIKPPSNTGEAAFWDEHEEFLRVADGKEIYVKVLVDRTTSDADIARAAALVAAHGDVPMYLQPIMDAAHRPEIDGSTLTRLFAIARQHHARVRVLPQTHKLLGIQ; from the coding sequence GTGGATCACGGCTACCTCTCTGAGATCTTTGCATCCTTCCAAGGCGAAGGATCGCACGTTGGCGAACGCCACCTGTTCGTTCGCTTGGCGATTTGCAATCTGCGCTGCCGCTACTGCGACACGCCCGACAGCTTGGTGCGAACCTCACATTGCACGATCTGTCGCGCTGGGCAGGAGCCCAGACGTGTGTCGAACCCCATCAGCCGTCGCGAGCTGGTCGGTTACACGAGTGCGTTTCTGGAGAGTGAGGGGCCCATTGATGCCATCGCCGTCACTGGCGGCGAACCGTTGGTGCAAGCCGAATTTCTCGCCGCCTTCCTGAGCCACGCACGTTTTCCGGTACCGATACTGTTGGAGACCAACGGCGTGCTGCCCGAAAAGCTCGCGCTGGTCCTGCCGTGGATCGGCATCATTAGCATGGATATAAAACCGCCGAGCAACACCGGCGAGGCGGCGTTTTGGGACGAGCACGAGGAGTTTCTTCGCGTTGCCGATGGCAAGGAGATCTACGTAAAGGTCTTGGTGGATCGAACCACCAGCGATGCCGATATCGCGCGCGCCGCAGCATTGGTCGCCGCCCACGGCGACGTACCGATGTATCTGCAGCCGATCATGGACGCCGCGCATCGACCGGAGATCGACGGATCAACGCTGACTCGATTGTTTGCCATTGCGCGCCAACACCACGCGCGGGTGCGAGTGCTGCCACAGACGCACAAGTTGCTCGGCATCCAATAG
- a CDS encoding TraR/DksA family transcriptional regulator — MRKALLKNVREKLLEMRRQVMREIDNDLKQGREGAKDDGMDTYDLASEERDREISFLLSDRERGKLQAIQEALERIEDGSYGMCESCESEIAAGRLEALPFTRLCVSCQSDREKELKQARRFDDERTYRKLSATDVDEENS; from the coding sequence ATGAGAAAAGCACTGCTGAAGAACGTGCGCGAGAAGCTGCTGGAGATGCGGCGGCAGGTGATGCGCGAGATCGACAACGACCTCAAGCAAGGCCGCGAGGGCGCCAAAGACGACGGCATGGATACGTACGATCTGGCGAGCGAAGAGCGCGATCGCGAGATCAGCTTCCTCCTCAGCGACCGCGAACGCGGCAAGCTGCAAGCGATTCAAGAGGCGTTGGAGCGCATCGAGGATGGCAGCTATGGCATGTGCGAGAGCTGCGAAAGCGAAATCGCCGCAGGCCGCCTCGAAGCCCTACCCTTCACCCGCTTGTGCGTGAGCTGCCAATCGGACCGCGAGAAGGAACTGAAGCAAGCGCGTCGCTTCGACGACGAGCGCACCTATCGGAAACTCAGCGCCACCGACGTCGACGAGGAAAACAGCTAG
- a CDS encoding adenylosuccinate synthase yields the protein MPAVVVVGAQWGDEGKGKVVDILAEHADVVVRYQGGNNAGHTVVVGDEKTVLHLIPSGVLHDGTVCVIGNGVVIDPEELLKEFDALRKRGYLVDDQMLKISDRAHLIMPFHRAIDQARERVRGEGRIGTTGRGIGPTYEDKMARIGIRVADFLDEDVFEDALRRAMDERNIYLDAILKEKRLDFDTIYNQYRAMRDRIAVHVIDASLYLDRSLAQGKRILLEGGQGTMLDVDHGTYPYVTSSNTIAGAACTGAGIAPRRISSVVGITKAYTTRVGAGPFPTELHDALGTKLRQDGDEFGATTGRPRRCGWFDAVVVRHAARLNGMNGMALTKIDVLTGIDPIKVCVAYDFNGKRIDEMPASAAVLRGVVPIYEDLPGWQQPLSNARQRADLPENAERYIRRLEELTNTPMMMIGVGVRRQETIVLANPFNG from the coding sequence ATGCCTGCTGTCGTTGTTGTCGGTGCCCAATGGGGCGATGAAGGAAAAGGAAAAGTCGTCGACATATTGGCCGAGCACGCCGATGTCGTCGTGCGCTATCAAGGCGGCAACAACGCCGGCCACACGGTGGTGGTGGGCGACGAGAAGACCGTCCTCCACCTGATCCCGTCCGGCGTACTGCACGACGGCACCGTGTGCGTCATCGGCAACGGCGTCGTCATCGATCCCGAAGAGTTGCTCAAGGAGTTCGATGCGCTGCGCAAGCGTGGCTACCTCGTCGACGACCAGATGCTCAAGATCAGCGACCGTGCGCATCTGATCATGCCGTTTCATCGCGCCATCGATCAGGCCCGCGAGCGCGTCCGCGGCGAGGGCCGTATCGGCACGACGGGTCGCGGCATCGGTCCAACGTATGAAGACAAGATGGCGCGCATCGGCATCCGCGTCGCCGATTTCCTCGACGAGGACGTGTTCGAAGACGCCCTGCGCCGCGCCATGGACGAGCGCAACATCTACCTCGACGCCATCCTCAAAGAGAAGCGGCTCGACTTCGATACGATCTACAATCAGTACCGCGCGATGCGCGATCGCATCGCCGTCCACGTCATCGACGCCAGCCTGTACCTTGATCGCTCCCTCGCGCAGGGCAAACGCATCTTGCTCGAAGGCGGACAAGGGACGATGCTCGACGTTGACCACGGCACGTATCCCTACGTCACGTCCTCGAACACCATTGCCGGCGCCGCCTGCACCGGCGCGGGCATCGCGCCGCGCCGCATCTCCAGCGTGGTGGGGATCACCAAAGCCTACACCACACGCGTCGGCGCCGGGCCGTTTCCGACCGAGTTGCACGACGCGCTCGGCACCAAGCTGCGACAGGACGGCGATGAGTTCGGCGCCACCACCGGTCGCCCGCGCCGCTGCGGCTGGTTCGACGCGGTGGTCGTCCGCCACGCCGCGCGCCTCAACGGCATGAACGGCATGGCGCTCACCAAGATCGACGTGCTCACCGGGATCGATCCGATCAAGGTGTGTGTGGCCTACGACTTCAACGGCAAGCGCATCGACGAGATGCCCGCGAGCGCCGCCGTCTTGCGCGGCGTTGTCCCAATCTACGAGGACCTCCCCGGCTGGCAGCAACCGCTCAGCAACGCGCGCCAACGCGCCGACCTTCCCGAGAACGCCGAGCGCTACATCCGCCGCCTCGAAGAGCTGACCAACACGCCGATGATGATGATCGGCGTCGGCGTCCGCCGCCAAGAGACCATCGTCCTCGCCAATCCGTTCAATGGGTGA
- a CDS encoding alanine--glyoxylate aminotransferase family protein: MIKNYLIAPGPTPVPPRVLLAMAQPIIHHRTPQFSSIFADAKRDLKSVFQTAQDVLILAASGTGAMEGSVTNLFSPGDEVLVINGGKFGERWTKIATTYGLKARELRVEWGRSAHVESVRQALAEHRSIRGVLMQASETSTGALHPTEEIAKLTRQSDALLIVDGITAVGVFDVPMDRWGVDVLITGSQKALMLPPGLAFAALSERAWQRTKEAKLPRFYFDFARERDNLAKDTTAWTPAISLITGLREALAIMLEEGLPNVFARHARLAAATRAAATALNLRLVAPDAPSPALTSIFVPDDVDGGKLVGYLRDRMGVTFMGGQDQLKGKIVRIGHLGHTGAFDIITAIAAFEMALRHFGHPLELGRGVAAAQAVLMEALPPRS; encoded by the coding sequence GTGATCAAGAACTACCTGATTGCCCCCGGGCCGACGCCCGTGCCGCCCCGCGTGTTGTTGGCGATGGCTCAGCCCATAATCCACCACCGCACACCTCAGTTCAGCAGCATCTTCGCCGACGCCAAACGCGACTTGAAGTCGGTGTTCCAGACCGCGCAGGACGTGCTGATCCTCGCCGCCTCCGGCACCGGCGCGATGGAAGGCTCGGTCACCAACCTGTTTTCGCCCGGCGACGAAGTGCTCGTCATCAACGGTGGCAAGTTCGGCGAGCGCTGGACCAAGATCGCGACGACGTACGGATTGAAGGCCCGCGAGCTCAGAGTGGAATGGGGTCGCAGCGCCCATGTCGAGTCCGTCCGCCAGGCACTTGCCGAGCACCGCTCAATCCGCGGCGTCTTGATGCAAGCCAGCGAGACCTCCACGGGCGCGCTGCATCCGACCGAAGAGATCGCCAAGCTGACGCGGCAGAGCGACGCGCTGCTGATCGTCGACGGCATCACGGCGGTCGGGGTGTTCGATGTCCCAATGGATCGCTGGGGCGTCGACGTGCTGATCACGGGATCGCAGAAGGCGCTCATGCTGCCGCCCGGTCTCGCCTTCGCCGCGTTGAGCGAACGCGCCTGGCAGCGCACCAAGGAAGCCAAGCTGCCGCGTTTCTACTTCGACTTCGCGCGCGAACGCGACAACCTGGCCAAGGACACCACCGCATGGACGCCGGCGATCTCATTGATCACTGGATTGCGCGAAGCGCTTGCGATCATGCTAGAAGAGGGGCTGCCTAACGTCTTCGCGCGCCACGCCCGTCTCGCTGCGGCGACCCGCGCGGCCGCCACCGCGTTGAACCTCCGACTGGTTGCTCCCGATGCACCCAGCCCGGCGCTCACCTCGATCTTCGTTCCCGACGATGTCGACGGCGGTAAGCTGGTCGGCTACTTGCGCGATCGGATGGGCGTCACGTTCATGGGCGGCCAAGATCAACTGAAGGGCAAGATCGTTCGCATCGGCCACCTTGGTCACACCGGCGCGTTCGATATCATCACCGCCATCGCCGCCTTCGAGATGGCGTTACGCCACTTCGGCCACCCGCTCGAACTCGGCCGGGGTGTCGCCGCTGCGCAAGCGGTGCTCATGGAAGCGCTGCCTCCGCGCAGCTAG
- the folE gene encoding GTP cyclohydrolase I FolE, whose translation MSRSPDRPAIEPLVREMLRHLGEDPEREGLAKTPQRVARSLEFLTRGYSQDPKEVINDALFTEDYQEMIVLRDLDFFSLCEHHILPFFGKAHVAYIPQHRIVGISKLARLVDVYSRRLQVQERMTTQIANTLMDTLDPLGVAVVLHAEHLCMRMRGVEKQNSIVVTSAMLGVFRNHQETRQEFMTLVHNGNAR comes from the coding sequence ATGAGCCGCAGCCCAGACCGGCCCGCAATCGAGCCATTGGTGCGCGAGATGCTCCGCCACCTCGGGGAGGATCCCGAGCGTGAGGGACTGGCGAAGACGCCGCAACGTGTGGCCCGGTCGCTCGAGTTCCTCACCCGCGGCTACTCGCAAGACCCCAAAGAGGTCATCAACGACGCGTTGTTCACCGAAGACTACCAAGAGATGATTGTGCTGCGCGATCTTGACTTCTTCTCCCTCTGCGAGCACCACATCCTGCCGTTCTTCGGCAAAGCTCACGTCGCCTACATCCCCCAGCACCGCATCGTCGGCATCAGCAAACTCGCCCGCTTGGTCGACGTTTATTCGCGCCGGCTGCAGGTGCAGGAACGGATGACCACCCAGATCGCGAACACGCTTATGGATACTCTCGATCCGCTCGGCGTCGCGGTCGTGTTGCACGCCGAGCATCTCTGCATGCGCATGCGCGGGGTCGAAAAGCAGAACTCCATCGTCGTTACCAGCGCCATGCTCGGGGTATTCCGCAATCATCAGGAGACCCGGCAGGAATTCATGACGCTGGTTCACAATGGCAATGCACGCTAG
- a CDS encoding flippase-like domain-containing protein yields MLEHFKRALGSFWFKAGLSTALLALLMYKTDVRELAGVVRRAQPGWVLLAFAGYLSSQILSVQRWRMLARPLGFDEPFSRYFTCYFSGMYLNLFAPSTVAGDVARAIFLAGGQKRRTLAFTSVIADRGLGFIALIWVGAIAIVLQPSYRIPAPLYYGAWIVPPGTLAAWLWGPPLLVRSLPPSNKWRILVEQEIAAYWNDWQLLVRTTLLAMVFHVIQVATQVVLAWALNIQAPASFFFIFVPVVNTLGMIPISFSGVGIREYGYSVALASVGVDHEMAVALGLLSSVVVLATGVSSALVFLTNSAPRVVPAEE; encoded by the coding sequence ATGCTGGAACACTTCAAACGGGCGCTCGGGTCGTTCTGGTTCAAGGCCGGCCTGAGCACGGCGCTGCTCGCACTCCTGATGTACAAGACCGACGTCAGAGAGTTGGCCGGAGTGGTCCGCCGAGCACAACCCGGGTGGGTGCTGCTGGCGTTCGCTGGCTACCTGAGCAGCCAGATACTGAGCGTGCAGCGCTGGCGCATGCTGGCGCGGCCGCTCGGCTTCGACGAACCGTTCAGCCGCTACTTCACCTGCTACTTCAGCGGCATGTATCTCAATCTGTTTGCGCCAAGCACGGTGGCGGGCGATGTCGCGCGGGCGATCTTCCTCGCCGGCGGACAAAAGCGCCGGACGCTGGCGTTCACGTCAGTGATCGCCGACCGCGGACTCGGCTTCATCGCGCTCATTTGGGTAGGGGCCATCGCGATCGTGTTGCAGCCTTCGTATAGGATTCCAGCCCCACTGTACTATGGCGCGTGGATCGTGCCGCCGGGCACGTTAGCGGCCTGGCTGTGGGGTCCGCCACTGCTGGTGCGCTCGCTTCCGCCATCGAACAAGTGGCGGATACTAGTCGAGCAAGAGATCGCCGCCTATTGGAATGACTGGCAACTGCTGGTGCGAACGACTCTGCTGGCGATGGTGTTCCACGTGATCCAAGTCGCGACCCAAGTCGTATTGGCGTGGGCCTTGAACATTCAGGCGCCGGCGTCCTTCTTCTTCATCTTCGTGCCGGTGGTGAACACGCTCGGGATGATCCCGATCAGCTTCAGCGGGGTTGGCATCCGTGAATACGGCTATTCAGTTGCGCTCGCGAGCGTCGGCGTCGACCACGAAATGGCCGTCGCCCTCGGTTTGCTGTCGAGCGTGGTCGTGCTGGCCACCGGGGTGTCGTCCGCGCTGGTGTTCTTGACCAACAGTGCGCCGCGAGTCGTTCCAGCGGAAGAGTGA
- a CDS encoding phosphoglycerate dehydrogenase, translating into MQRVLVSDKLAAEGMDILRAAPGIEVDHKPGLTPAELVAKIPDYHGLIIRSETKVTAAVLAAAKNLRVVGRAGIGVDNVDVEAATKQGVVVMNTPGGNNVTTAEHAISMLLSLARSIPQATASMKAGKWEKGRFMGTELSNKTLGIVGIGNIGGLVADRAQGLHMKVIAFDPFIAPEAAARLGVELVTLDELWARADFISIHTPLNADTRNLVSTAAFNKMKKGVRLINCARGGIVDEAALATAIEGGKVAGAALDVFAEEPPPPDHPLLKLAQVICTPHLGAATSEAQVNVAIAIAEQLVNYLSDGVIQNAVNVPSMSPELLEILTPYLTLAEKLGTLQGQLLSGAPREVQIEYAGEVADQDVKSVTLAVLRGLLNRVLEKGEVNYVNAAAIARDRGIKVVESKTSQAKGYVNQVTVRVVTSQGDSTVAGVIFGRRVVRLVRINDFYLEAVPEGYILMSTNRDVPGVVGAIGTLLGEEKINIASIELGREKVGGLAISLFHIDEPVTPTVLAKLRTLPPIVTAQLITL; encoded by the coding sequence ATGCAGCGCGTACTGGTGTCCGACAAACTCGCCGCCGAAGGGATGGATATCCTGCGCGCTGCCCCCGGCATCGAAGTCGATCACAAGCCGGGGCTCACGCCCGCCGAGCTTGTCGCCAAGATTCCCGACTACCACGGCCTGATCATCCGCAGCGAAACCAAAGTCACCGCGGCCGTGCTCGCCGCCGCCAAAAATCTGCGAGTCGTCGGCCGCGCCGGCATCGGCGTGGACAACGTCGACGTCGAGGCCGCTACGAAGCAAGGCGTCGTGGTCATGAACACGCCCGGCGGTAACAACGTCACCACCGCCGAGCACGCCATCAGCATGCTGCTGTCGCTCGCCCGTTCGATCCCGCAAGCCACGGCATCGATGAAAGCCGGCAAATGGGAGAAGGGCCGCTTCATGGGCACCGAACTCTCCAACAAGACCCTCGGCATCGTCGGCATCGGCAACATCGGCGGCCTGGTCGCCGATCGTGCGCAGGGCTTGCACATGAAGGTCATCGCCTTCGATCCCTTCATCGCTCCCGAAGCCGCCGCGCGCCTCGGCGTGGAGTTGGTAACCCTCGACGAACTGTGGGCGCGCGCCGACTTCATCAGCATTCACACGCCGCTCAATGCCGACACCCGCAACCTCGTCAGCACCGCCGCCTTCAACAAGATGAAGAAGGGCGTTCGGCTCATCAACTGCGCGCGCGGCGGCATTGTTGATGAGGCCGCACTCGCGACAGCGATCGAAGGCGGTAAAGTCGCCGGCGCTGCACTCGACGTGTTTGCCGAAGAGCCGCCGCCACCGGATCATCCGTTGCTCAAGCTCGCACAGGTCATCTGCACGCCACACCTCGGCGCCGCCACCAGCGAGGCGCAGGTCAACGTCGCCATCGCCATCGCCGAGCAGCTCGTCAACTATCTCAGCGACGGGGTCATCCAGAACGCGGTCAACGTCCCGTCGATGAGTCCCGAGTTGCTCGAAATCCTCACGCCGTATCTCACGCTCGCCGAGAAGCTCGGCACCTTGCAGGGGCAACTCCTCAGCGGCGCCCCGCGCGAGGTGCAGATCGAGTACGCCGGCGAGGTCGCCGACCAGGACGTGAAGTCTGTCACGCTCGCCGTACTACGCGGGCTGCTCAACCGCGTGCTCGAAAAGGGCGAGGTCAATTACGTCAACGCTGCCGCGATCGCGCGCGATCGCGGCATCAAGGTCGTTGAGTCGAAGACCAGTCAGGCCAAAGGCTACGTCAACCAGGTCACCGTGCGCGTGGTCACGAGCCAAGGCGACAGCACGGTGGCGGGCGTCATCTTCGGCCGCCGTGTCGTGCGCTTGGTGCGCATCAACGACTTCTATCTCGAAGCCGTGCCCGAGGGGTACATTCTCATGTCGACCAATCGCGATGTGCCCGGCGTCGTCGGCGCCATCGGCACATTACTCGGCGAGGAAAAGATCAACATTGCCAGCATCGAACTCGGCCGCGAGAAAGTCGGCGGCTTGGCGATCTCACTGTTCCATATCGACGAGCCGGTGACACCCACCGTACTCGCCAAACTCCGCACTCTGCCGCCGATCGTGACGGCGCAGTTGATCACGTTGTAG
- a CDS encoding homoserine kinase: protein MAVYTVLSKREIGEIIATYGLPKATSVREIRQGSVNTHYLVETAKGKYVVKIDEVKSEIDVKREQDLLVFLRKHGFPCPVPLADRNNRHYRDWGGKSLSVYRHIDGRFIDPEDVSLAQLENIGRVLADLHLFGKAYKKGIENRFGFDRVAEIYLDVRGRLPHYFKKITRTLDDEIEYLHHYLEGKLPKGIIHGDLFADNLMFKGEKVVGVLDFEAACRGKFVFDLATAVNSLCFETGPGYSIKRFEALIGGYEALRTLSLAEWDAFPNELRFAAFRFTVTRLRDFFLNPVDERQRINKDFQDFYDRLRILRREREGGMEALLMAMATGYDYRKYQKVKAVAKRR, encoded by the coding sequence ATGGCGGTCTACACAGTGCTAAGTAAGCGAGAGATCGGCGAGATCATCGCCACCTACGGCCTTCCCAAGGCGACCTCGGTGCGCGAGATCCGTCAGGGATCCGTGAACACGCACTACCTCGTCGAGACGGCCAAAGGGAAGTACGTCGTCAAGATCGACGAGGTGAAGAGCGAGATCGACGTCAAGCGCGAGCAAGACCTGCTCGTGTTCCTCCGTAAGCACGGCTTCCCCTGCCCGGTACCCCTCGCTGATCGCAACAACCGGCACTATCGCGACTGGGGCGGCAAGTCTCTTTCGGTGTATCGCCACATTGACGGCCGCTTTATCGATCCGGAGGATGTCTCGCTAGCCCAGTTGGAAAACATCGGCCGCGTGCTCGCCGACCTCCATCTCTTCGGCAAAGCCTACAAGAAGGGGATCGAGAACCGCTTCGGGTTTGACCGCGTCGCCGAGATTTATCTCGATGTGCGCGGGCGGCTGCCGCACTACTTCAAGAAAATTACGCGCACCCTCGATGACGAGATCGAGTACTTGCATCACTACCTGGAAGGCAAGTTGCCGAAAGGGATCATTCACGGTGACCTGTTTGCTGATAATCTCATGTTCAAGGGTGAGAAGGTGGTCGGCGTGCTCGATTTTGAGGCGGCCTGCCGCGGCAAGTTTGTCTTCGACCTTGCCACCGCTGTGAACTCCCTTTGCTTCGAGACTGGCCCCGGTTACTCCATCAAGCGGTTCGAAGCTCTCATCGGTGGCTACGAGGCGCTGCGCACGCTGTCACTCGCAGAGTGGGACGCATTCCCCAACGAGCTGCGCTTCGCCGCTTTCCGTTTCACGGTTACGCGGCTGCGCGACTTCTTTCTCAATCCAGTCGATGAACGCCAGCGCATCAACAAAGACTTCCAGGATTTCTACGATCGGCTGCGCATCCTGCGACGTGAACGCGAAGGTGGCATGGAAGCGCTCCTGATGGCGATGGCTACCGGGTACGACTACCGCAAGTACCAGAAGGTGAAGGCGGTCGCCAAGCGCCGCTAG